A stretch of DNA from Synechococcus sp. PROS-9-1:
ACTGTCACCGATGATGCCTCCCTTTACGAGCGCTTGGGATGGCCGGTCAACGTTCTTGATGCTGGTCCCTCCAATATCAAAGTCACGACCCCTTTCGATCTCACTGTGGCTGCAGCGGTGCTGGCTGAACTCCAGGGTTAGCCCCCACGCTCAAGACACCCTGATCGCCATCGAGGGTCGCGATCGCACCAACTGGCAACGCTGCATTCCCCCCCGGACCGTGCCCCACAAGCAGGTTGGCCACCACAGGGATCCCTAAGTCAGCGGTGCGCTCTAGCAACACCTCTTCCAAGCTGAAACCACCAGAGTCCGAATCGTGATCGCAGCCCAGGAATCGACCGAAGCCAAGACCGGCAAGCGATTGCAGCAGTCCGGCTAATCGCCACTGCGTGAGCATGCGATCAATGCGATAAGGAGCTTCGCCGATGTCTTCTATAACCAACACAACTCCACTCAGATCAGGAAGGAAAGGAGTCCCGATCAAGTGGGAAGCCACCGTTAAATTCAGCGTTAACAACGGGCCTACAGCCACGCCTCCCCGCCAGGGCAGCCCTTGAAGATCCAGCAGAGGGTGGCCAAAGAGCACATCATGCAATCTCCGCTGGCTCCACTCGGGTTCATCGGCGAGGGTCGTGATTAAGGGCCCATGAACTCCACCGCTTACACCTGCTGCCATACGAGCGCAGAGCAGTGCCGTTACGTCCGAAAAGCCCAGCAACCATCCTGGCTGCCAAAAGAAAGGATGTTCCAAAAGCCTGGCAGCGCCCCAGCCACCGCGGGCACAGGCCAAGAGGGATGCATTGGGAACCGATTGAAAATCACTAAGACGTTCGTCATCCCG
This window harbors:
- a CDS encoding LD-carboxypeptidase, with the translated sequence MHNTDRSELLLRPLQTGDEVAVVAASSALDNTENLLRGISILDSWGLRIRPDVISQRRWGYLAGRDDERLSDFQSVPNASLLACARGGWGAARLLEHPFFWQPGWLLGFSDVTALLCARMAAGVSGGVHGPLITTLADEPEWSQRRLHDVLFGHPLLDLQGLPWRGGVAVGPLLTLNLTVASHLIGTPFLPDLSGVVLVIEDIGEAPYRIDRMLTQWRLAGLLQSLAGLGFGRFLGCDHDSDSGGFSLEEVLLERTADLGIPVVANLLVGHGPGGNAALPVGAIATLDGDQGVLSVGANPGVQPAPLQPQ